Proteins encoded in a region of the Pseudomonas viciae genome:
- a CDS encoding sigma-54-dependent Fis family transcriptional regulator, protein MHSNHLSRHAQQVLTVTQGKTHLQGPGSDPSIARSWLRCLEDYHLDPAQNLAPTVLEHGRVLESRERLQQVLHIAGSEMTSLHQQLSGAGHAVLLTDARGVILNCVTAPSERKIFERAGLWLGADWSEACEGTNGIGTCLVERQALTIHQEEHFRGRHTGLTCSASPVFDPQGELLAVLDVSSARPDVSRQSQFHTMALVNLSAKMIESCYFLRCFDNQWLLRFHLQAESVGLFSEGLLAFDGEGRISAVNQSALNLLGHIRGSLLGQRVEDFFDCSLDELLGRASINASASWPLRTRDGRHLFAVLRGQPRSVPVPVAPLLKAIEPARLPGICLGDAALQEHFRKALRVFERDVPLLIHGETGSGKEAFAKAVHQASQRASKQFVALNCAAIPESLIESELFGYRGGSFTGARKEGMRGKLQQADGGTLFLDEIGDMPLALQTRLLRVLEDRQVVPIGGEPEAVNVRIISATHRQLLERVQDGSFREDLYYRLNGLEIPLPALRERSDKSQLLDFLLAEEAGAETVIIDEAARQALLGFDWPGNVRQLRNVLRTLAALCDGGRIGLEDLPAMIRQRPVAVVDAVAERPLEDAERVALLDVLERQRWHMTHTAEQLGISRNTLYRKLRKHAIAR, encoded by the coding sequence ATGCACAGCAACCACTTGAGTCGCCATGCCCAGCAAGTCCTGACGGTCACCCAGGGCAAGACCCACCTGCAGGGCCCCGGCAGCGATCCGTCGATTGCCCGTTCCTGGCTGCGCTGTCTCGAGGACTATCACCTCGACCCGGCCCAGAACCTCGCACCGACGGTGCTCGAACATGGCCGGGTGCTGGAAAGCCGCGAACGCCTGCAACAGGTGCTGCACATCGCCGGCAGCGAAATGACCAGCCTCCATCAGCAACTTTCCGGCGCCGGCCACGCGGTGCTGCTGACCGACGCCCGGGGCGTGATCCTCAACTGCGTCACCGCCCCCAGCGAACGCAAGATTTTCGAACGGGCCGGGCTCTGGCTCGGCGCCGACTGGAGCGAAGCCTGCGAAGGCACCAACGGCATCGGCACCTGCCTGGTGGAACGCCAGGCCCTGACCATCCACCAGGAAGAACACTTTCGCGGCCGCCACACCGGCCTGACCTGCTCGGCCAGCCCGGTGTTCGACCCCCAGGGCGAGCTGCTGGCGGTGCTCGACGTGTCCTCGGCCCGGCCGGACGTGTCGCGCCAGAGCCAGTTCCACACCATGGCCCTGGTCAATCTCTCGGCGAAGATGATCGAGAGCTGTTATTTCCTGCGTTGCTTCGACAATCAATGGCTGCTGCGCTTTCACCTGCAAGCCGAGTCCGTGGGGCTGTTCAGTGAAGGGTTGCTGGCGTTCGACGGCGAAGGGCGGATCAGTGCGGTCAACCAGAGCGCGCTCAACCTCTTGGGGCATATTCGCGGCAGCTTGCTGGGCCAGCGGGTGGAAGACTTTTTCGATTGTTCGCTGGACGAGTTGCTCGGCCGTGCGAGCATCAATGCCAGTGCGAGCTGGCCGTTGCGCACCCGTGACGGTCGGCATTTGTTCGCCGTGCTGCGTGGTCAGCCGCGCAGCGTGCCGGTGCCGGTCGCGCCGCTGCTCAAGGCCATCGAGCCCGCACGGCTGCCGGGCATCTGCCTGGGAGATGCGGCGTTGCAGGAGCATTTTCGCAAAGCGCTGCGGGTGTTCGAGCGCGATGTCCCGCTGTTGATCCACGGCGAAACCGGCTCCGGTAAAGAAGCCTTCGCCAAAGCCGTGCACCAGGCCAGCCAACGCGCTAGCAAGCAATTTGTCGCCCTCAATTGCGCGGCCATCCCGGAAAGCCTGATCGAAAGCGAGCTGTTCGGCTATCGCGGCGGCAGCTTCACCGGCGCGCGCAAGGAAGGCATGCGCGGCAAGCTGCAACAGGCCGACGGCGGCACGCTGTTCCTCGATGAAATCGGCGACATGCCCCTGGCCTTGCAGACCCGTTTGCTGCGGGTGCTGGAAGATCGCCAGGTGGTGCCCATCGGCGGCGAGCCCGAAGCGGTCAACGTGCGCATCATCAGCGCCACCCACCGGCAATTGCTGGAGCGGGTGCAGGACGGCAGTTTTCGCGAGGATTTGTACTACCGGCTCAACGGCCTGGAAATTCCGCTGCCGGCGTTGCGCGAGCGCAGTGACAAGTCGCAGTTGCTGGATTTCCTGCTGGCCGAAGAGGCGGGTGCCGAAACGGTGATCATCGACGAAGCGGCGCGCCAGGCGTTGCTGGGCTTCGATTGGCCGGGCAACGTGCGGCAACTGCGTAATGTGCTGCGCACCCTGGCGGCGTTGTGCGACGGCGGGCGGATTGGGCTGGAGGATTTGCCAGCGATGATCCGCCAGCGTCCGGTTGCAGTGGTTGATGCGGTGGCAGAACGGCCACTGGAGGATGCCGAGCGTGTGGCGTTGCTCGATGTGCTGGAGCGCCAGCGCTGGCACATGACCCATACGGCTGAACAACTGGGGATCAGCCGCAATACCCTTTACCGGAAGCTGCGCAAGCACGCCATTGCCCGCTGA
- the mpl gene encoding UDP-N-acetylmuramate:L-alanyl-gamma-D-glutamyl-meso-diaminopimelate ligase → MHIHILGICGTFMGSMAVLAKELGHHVTGSDANVYPPMSTQLEAQGIELTQGYDPAQLDPAPDLVVIGNVMSRGNPAVEYVLNKGLPYVSGPQWLADHVLQGRWVLAVAGTHGKTTTSSMLAWVLEHAGMSPGFLIGGVPQNFAVSARLGGTPFFVIEADEYDSAFFDKRSKFVHYRPRTAILNNLEFDHADIFPDLPAIERQFHHLVRTIPSEGLVIHPTTEPALQRVIEMGCWTPVQTTGAGGQWQVKLLKDDGSQFEVMFEGQSQGVVEWDMTGQHNVANALATLAAARHVGVVPSMGIAALSAFKSVKRRMEKVAEVNGITIYDDFAHHPTAIATTLDGLRKRIGDAPLIAIIEPRSNSMKLGAHRDGLPESVVDADQVIWYAPANLGWDLGATAALCTVPSIVSDSLEGIIARVKSQAQPGTHVVIMSNGGFGGLHGKLAEALK, encoded by the coding sequence ATGCACATTCATATTCTCGGTATCTGCGGCACTTTCATGGGTTCGATGGCCGTTTTGGCCAAGGAGCTGGGCCATCATGTGACCGGTTCCGACGCCAACGTCTATCCGCCGATGAGCACGCAGCTGGAGGCCCAGGGCATTGAGCTGACCCAAGGCTATGACCCGGCGCAACTGGACCCGGCGCCAGACCTGGTGGTCATTGGCAACGTCATGTCCCGTGGCAACCCGGCGGTGGAGTACGTGCTCAACAAAGGCCTGCCGTACGTCTCGGGCCCGCAATGGCTGGCCGATCACGTGTTGCAGGGCCGTTGGGTCCTGGCCGTGGCCGGTACCCACGGCAAGACCACCACCAGCAGCATGCTTGCCTGGGTGCTGGAGCACGCGGGCATGAGCCCGGGCTTTTTGATTGGCGGCGTACCACAGAATTTCGCGGTGTCGGCGCGCTTGGGCGGCACGCCGTTCTTCGTGATCGAGGCCGACGAATACGACAGCGCGTTTTTCGACAAACGCTCGAAATTCGTCCATTACCGTCCGCGCACGGCGATTCTCAACAACCTTGAGTTCGATCATGCGGACATCTTCCCCGATCTACCGGCCATCGAGCGGCAATTCCACCATTTGGTGCGCACTATTCCGAGCGAAGGCCTAGTCATCCATCCGACCACCGAACCGGCCTTGCAGCGCGTCATTGAAATGGGCTGCTGGACCCCGGTGCAAACCACCGGCGCGGGTGGGCAGTGGCAGGTGAAGTTGCTCAAGGACGACGGTTCGCAGTTCGAAGTGATGTTCGAGGGCCAGTCCCAAGGCGTGGTCGAGTGGGACATGACCGGCCAGCACAACGTCGCCAATGCCTTGGCCACCCTCGCGGCGGCCCGGCATGTCGGCGTGGTGCCGTCCATGGGCATTGCCGCCTTGAGCGCGTTCAAGAGCGTGAAACGGCGGATGGAAAAAGTCGCCGAGGTGAACGGCATCACCATCTATGACGACTTCGCCCACCATCCGACCGCCATCGCCACCACGTTGGACGGTTTGCGCAAGCGCATCGGCGATGCGCCGCTGATCGCGATCATCGAGCCGCGCTCCAACTCCATGAAGCTCGGCGCGCACCGTGACGGTCTGCCGGAAAGCGTGGTCGATGCCGACCAGGTGATCTGGTACGCGCCGGCCAACCTCGGTTGGGACTTGGGGGCCACTGCCGCGTTGTGCACGGTGCCGTCGATCGTCAGCGATTCCCTGGAAGGTATCATTGCGCGCGTGAAGAGCCAGGCCCAACCCGGCACTCACGTGGTGATCATGAGCAACGGCGGCTTCGGCGGCCTGCACGGTAAACTGGCCGAGGCGCTGAAATGA
- a CDS encoding zinc-dependent peptidase, translated as MWSLSNWRRQRTLAKHPVTEETWQRVRHQLSFLDGISAAEDQWLREACVLFLHDKHLTALPGVELHQEQRLLLAAQAQLPLMHLGELNWYQGFHEIVLYPDDFLSPQRYRDASGIEHEWDGEHSGEAWPQGPIILAWDGVLASGGWDGYNLVIHELAHKLDMLNGDANGLPPLHADMRVQDWADAMQQAFDDLNRQLDHNPDAQTVIDPYAAENPAEFFAVTSEYFFSAPDLLHQAYPKVYEQLKAFYRQDPLARLRQLQAEDPVYQASY; from the coding sequence ATGTGGTCCCTGAGCAACTGGCGCCGCCAACGCACCCTCGCCAAACACCCCGTCACCGAGGAAACCTGGCAGCGCGTGCGTCATCAATTGAGCTTCCTCGACGGCATCAGCGCCGCCGAGGACCAGTGGCTACGGGAAGCCTGCGTACTGTTCCTGCACGACAAACACCTCACCGCCCTGCCCGGCGTCGAACTGCACCAGGAACAACGCCTGCTGCTCGCCGCCCAAGCGCAACTGCCCCTGATGCACCTCGGCGAGCTGAACTGGTACCAGGGCTTCCACGAAATCGTCCTCTACCCCGACGACTTCCTCAGCCCTCAGCGCTACCGCGACGCCAGCGGCATCGAGCACGAATGGGACGGCGAACACAGCGGCGAAGCCTGGCCCCAGGGCCCGATCATCCTGGCCTGGGACGGCGTGCTCGCCAGCGGCGGCTGGGACGGCTACAACCTGGTGATCCACGAACTGGCGCACAAACTCGACATGCTCAACGGCGACGCCAACGGCCTGCCACCGCTGCACGCCGACATGCGCGTCCAGGATTGGGCCGACGCCATGCAACAGGCCTTCGACGACCTTAACCGGCAACTGGACCACAACCCCGACGCACAAACCGTCATCGACCCCTACGCCGCCGAAAACCCGGCGGAATTCTTCGCCGTCACCAGCGAATACTTCTTCAGCGCCCCAGACCTGCTGCACCAGGCCTATCCCAAGGTCTATGAACAGCTCAAGGCGTTCTACCGTCAGGATCCTTTGGCCCGGCTGCGGCAACTTCAGGCCGAAGATCCGGTCTATCAGGCGTCATACTAA
- a CDS encoding GNAT family N-acetyltransferase: MRIIQATLEHLDLLTPLFVKYREFYGSLPYPDSSRAFLEKRLRRKESVIYLALPDDDDNKLLGFCQLYPSFSSLSLKRVWILNDIYVAEDARRQLVADNLIRTAKKMAKETNAVRMRVSTSSNNEVAQKTYESIGFKEDTEFKNYVLPISEGI, translated from the coding sequence ATGCGGATTATCCAAGCGACCCTGGAACACCTGGACCTGCTGACCCCATTGTTCGTCAAGTACCGGGAATTCTACGGCTCACTGCCCTACCCGGATTCGTCGCGAGCCTTCCTCGAAAAACGCCTGCGCCGCAAGGAGTCGGTGATCTACCTGGCCTTGCCGGATGACGACGACAACAAGCTGCTGGGCTTCTGCCAGCTCTACCCAAGCTTCTCGTCGCTGTCGCTCAAGCGCGTGTGGATCCTCAACGACATCTACGTCGCCGAAGACGCCCGCCGCCAACTGGTGGCCGACAACCTGATCCGCACCGCAAAAAAAATGGCCAAGGAAACCAACGCCGTGCGCATGCGCGTCTCCACCAGCAGCAACAACGAAGTCGCGCAGAAAACTTACGAATCGATTGGCTTCAAGGAAGACACCGAGTTCAAGAACTACGTGCTGCCGATCAGCGAGGGGATCTGA
- a CDS encoding ethanolamine ammonia-lyase subunit EutB, producing the protein MASFAHTVGAQTYRFDSLKDLMAKASPARSGDFLAGVAALNDGERVAAQMALADLPLSHFLQEMLIPYEVDEVTRLIVDTHDKQAFAAVSQLTVGGFRDWLLSDAADEQSLRALAPGLTPEMVAAVSKIMRVQDLVLVAQKIRVVTKFRGTLGLRGRLSTRLQPNHPTDEPAGIAASILDGLLFGNGDAMIGINPATDSTASICAMLEMLDAIIQRYDIPTQGCVLTHVTTSIEAANRGVPLDLVFQSIAGTEAANASFGINLNVLKEGYDAGLSLNRGTLGNNLMYFETGQGSALSANAHHGVDQQTCETRAYAVARHFKPFLVNTVVGFIGPEYLYNGKQIIRAGLEDHFCGKLLGVPMGCDICYTNHAEADQDDMDTLLTLLGVAGINFIMGIPGSDDIMLNYQTTSFHDALYARQTLGLKPAPEFETWLANMGIFTQADGRVRFGDNLPPAFRHALAHLG; encoded by the coding sequence ATGGCCAGTTTTGCACACACGGTCGGCGCCCAGACCTACCGCTTCGACAGCCTCAAAGACCTGATGGCCAAGGCCAGCCCGGCGCGTTCCGGGGATTTCCTGGCCGGTGTCGCCGCGCTCAACGATGGTGAGCGGGTGGCCGCGCAAATGGCCCTGGCCGATTTGCCCCTCAGCCATTTCCTGCAAGAAATGCTGATTCCTTACGAGGTCGACGAAGTCACCCGACTGATCGTCGACACTCACGATAAACAAGCCTTCGCCGCCGTCAGCCAGCTCACCGTCGGCGGTTTTCGCGACTGGCTGCTCAGCGACGCCGCCGATGAACAAAGCCTGCGGGCGCTGGCTCCGGGGCTGACGCCGGAAATGGTCGCCGCCGTTTCCAAGATCATGCGCGTGCAGGATCTGGTGCTGGTGGCGCAGAAGATCCGCGTGGTCACCAAGTTCCGCGGCACCCTCGGCCTGCGCGGGCGGCTGTCCACGCGCCTGCAACCCAACCACCCTACCGATGAACCGGCCGGGATCGCCGCGAGCATTCTCGACGGCCTGCTCTTCGGCAACGGCGACGCCATGATCGGCATCAACCCGGCCACCGACAGCACCGCCTCGATCTGCGCCATGCTGGAAATGCTCGACGCCATCATCCAGCGTTACGACATCCCCACCCAAGGCTGCGTGCTGACCCACGTCACCACCTCCATCGAAGCGGCCAACCGTGGCGTGCCCCTGGACCTGGTGTTCCAGTCCATCGCCGGCACCGAAGCGGCCAACGCCAGTTTCGGCATCAACCTCAACGTGTTGAAGGAAGGCTACGACGCCGGGCTGAGCCTGAATCGCGGCACCCTCGGCAACAACCTGATGTATTTCGAAACCGGCCAGGGCAGCGCGCTGTCGGCCAACGCCCACCACGGCGTTGATCAACAGACCTGCGAAACCCGGGCCTACGCCGTGGCACGACATTTCAAGCCATTCTTGGTGAACACGGTAGTAGGCTTCATCGGCCCGGAATACCTGTACAACGGCAAACAGATCATCCGCGCCGGCCTCGAAGACCACTTCTGCGGCAAGCTCTTGGGCGTGCCGATGGGCTGCGACATCTGCTACACCAACCACGCCGAAGCCGACCAGGACGACATGGACACCCTGCTGACCCTGCTGGGCGTGGCCGGGATCAACTTCATCATGGGCATCCCCGGCTCCGACGACATCATGCTCAACTATCAGACCACCTCGTTCCACGACGCCCTCTACGCCCGCCAGACCCTGGGCCTGAAACCGGCGCCGGAATTCGAAACCTGGCTGGCGAACATGGGCATCTTCACCCAGGCCGATGGCCGGGTGCGGTTTGGCGACAACCTGCCACCGGCGTTCCGTCACGCCCTGGCGCATTTGGGATAA
- the eat gene encoding ethanolamine permease, producing MPSDHANPQPATSSVDFEKVGSEYFQQRELKKGAAGWVLLVGLGVAYVISGDYAGWNFGLAQGGWGGMFLATLLMAAMYLCMCFSLAELSSMIPTAGGGYGFARSAFGPWGGFLTGTAILIEYAIAPAAIAVFIGAYCQSLFGIGGWMIYLAFYIIFIAIHIFGVGEALKLMFIITAVAALALGVFLVAMVPHFNVANLLDIPVTAATGASPFLPFGYVGVWAAIPYAIWFFLAVEGVPLAAEETKNPKRDLPRGLIGAMLVLVAFALLILVIGPGGAGSNALMASGNPLVEALAKAYGGSTWMGSFVNLVGLAGLIASFFSIIYAYSRQIFALSRAGYLPRKLSETNKSKAPVLALVIPGIIGFGLSLTGQGDLLILVAVFGATISYVLMMAAHITLRIRRPKMDRPYRTPGGIFTSGVALVLACIAVVAGFLVDPRVVIGAAIIYGVLIAYFALYSRHHLVAGTPEEEFAAIQKAEEALH from the coding sequence ATGCCAAGCGATCATGCAAACCCGCAACCGGCAACGTCCTCGGTCGACTTCGAAAAAGTCGGCTCCGAATATTTCCAACAACGCGAACTGAAAAAAGGCGCGGCAGGCTGGGTCCTGCTGGTGGGCCTCGGGGTGGCGTATGTCATTTCCGGGGACTACGCCGGCTGGAACTTCGGCTTGGCCCAAGGCGGCTGGGGCGGCATGTTCCTCGCAACCCTGCTGATGGCCGCGATGTACCTGTGCATGTGCTTTTCCCTGGCGGAACTGTCCTCGATGATCCCCACCGCCGGTGGCGGCTACGGCTTTGCCCGCAGCGCATTCGGGCCCTGGGGCGGGTTTCTCACGGGCACGGCGATCCTCATCGAATACGCCATCGCCCCGGCGGCGATTGCCGTGTTCATCGGCGCGTATTGCCAATCGCTGTTCGGCATTGGCGGCTGGATGATCTACCTGGCGTTCTACATCATCTTCATCGCCATCCATATTTTCGGCGTGGGTGAAGCCCTCAAGCTGATGTTCATCATCACCGCCGTTGCCGCCCTGGCACTGGGGGTTTTCCTGGTGGCCATGGTGCCGCACTTCAACGTCGCCAACCTGCTGGACATCCCTGTCACCGCGGCCACAGGCGCCAGCCCATTCCTGCCCTTCGGCTACGTCGGCGTGTGGGCGGCGATTCCTTATGCGATCTGGTTTTTCCTGGCCGTGGAAGGCGTACCGTTGGCGGCTGAAGAAACCAAGAACCCCAAGCGCGACCTGCCGCGCGGTTTGATCGGTGCCATGCTGGTGCTGGTGGCCTTCGCCCTGCTGATACTGGTGATCGGCCCAGGCGGCGCGGGCTCCAATGCGTTGATGGCCTCGGGCAACCCACTGGTAGAGGCGCTGGCCAAAGCCTATGGCGGCTCCACCTGGATGGGCAGCTTCGTCAACCTCGTGGGTCTGGCGGGCCTGATCGCCAGCTTCTTCTCGATCATCTACGCCTACTCGCGGCAGATCTTTGCCTTGTCCCGCGCCGGCTACCTGCCGCGCAAACTCTCCGAAACCAATAAAAGCAAAGCACCGGTATTGGCGCTGGTCATTCCCGGCATCATTGGTTTCGGCCTGTCCTTGACCGGCCAGGGCGACCTGCTGATTCTGGTGGCGGTGTTCGGCGCCACCATCTCCTACGTGCTGATGATGGCCGCGCACATCACCTTGCGCATCCGTCGCCCCAAAATGGACCGGCCATACCGCACACCGGGCGGCATCTTCACCTCGGGCGTGGCCCTGGTGCTGGCGTGCATCGCCGTAGTTGCGGGCTTTCTGGTGGATCCGCGCGTGGTCATCGGCGCGGCGATCATCTATGGAGTGTTAATTGCTTACTTCGCGCTCTACAGTCGGCATCACTTGGTAGCAGGCACGCCCGAAGAAGAATTCGCGGCTATTCAGAAAGCTGAAGAAGCCTTGCACTGA
- a CDS encoding aldehyde dehydrogenase family protein, whose translation MRYAHPGTEGAIVSFKSKYGNYIGGEFVAPVKGQYFTNTSPVNGQPIAEFPRSTAEDIEKALDAAHAAADAWGATSAQARSLVLLKIADRIEANLEVLAITESWDNGKAVRETLNADIPLAADHFRYFAGCLRAQEGSAAEIDGNTVAYHIHEPLGVVGQIIPWNFPLLMAAWKLAPALAAGNCVVLKPAEQTPLGICVLMELIGDLLPPGVLNVVQGFGKEAGEALATSKRIAKIAFTGSTPVGSHIMKCAAENIIPSTVELGGKSPNIFFEDIMQAEPSFIEKAAEGLVLAFFNQGEVCTCPSRALVQESIYDEFMKVVMNKVLQIKRGDPLDTDTMVGAQASEQQFDKILSYLEIAKGEGAELLTGGKVEKLEGNLASGYYIQPTLLKGTNKMRVFQEEIFGPVVSITTFKDEAEALAIANDTEFGLGAGLWTRDINRAYRMGRAIKAGRVWTNCYHLYPAHAAFGGYKKSGVGRETHKMMLDHYQQTKNLLVSYDINPLGFF comes from the coding sequence ATGCGTTACGCTCACCCCGGTACTGAAGGCGCTATCGTTTCGTTCAAGAGCAAATACGGTAACTACATCGGCGGCGAGTTCGTCGCGCCTGTCAAAGGTCAGTACTTCACCAATACTTCCCCGGTCAATGGCCAGCCCATTGCCGAATTCCCGCGCTCCACGGCCGAAGACATCGAAAAAGCCCTGGACGCCGCCCACGCTGCCGCGGATGCCTGGGGCGCCACGTCGGCCCAGGCCCGTTCGCTGGTCCTGTTGAAAATCGCCGACCGCATCGAAGCCAACCTCGAAGTGCTGGCGATCACCGAGTCCTGGGACAACGGCAAGGCCGTGCGCGAAACCCTCAACGCCGACATCCCCCTGGCCGCCGACCACTTCCGCTACTTCGCCGGTTGCCTGCGGGCCCAGGAAGGCAGCGCCGCCGAGATCGACGGCAACACCGTGGCCTATCACATCCACGAACCGCTGGGCGTGGTCGGGCAGATCATCCCGTGGAACTTCCCGCTGCTGATGGCCGCCTGGAAACTCGCCCCGGCCCTGGCCGCCGGTAACTGTGTGGTGCTCAAGCCAGCCGAGCAGACCCCGCTGGGCATCTGCGTGCTCATGGAACTGATCGGCGACCTGTTGCCGCCCGGCGTGCTGAACGTGGTGCAAGGCTTCGGTAAAGAAGCCGGTGAAGCCCTGGCGACCAGCAAGCGCATCGCCAAGATCGCGTTTACCGGTTCCACCCCAGTCGGCTCGCACATCATGAAATGCGCCGCCGAGAACATCATTCCGTCCACCGTGGAACTGGGCGGCAAGTCGCCGAATATCTTCTTCGAAGACATCATGCAGGCCGAGCCGAGCTTCATCGAAAAAGCCGCCGAAGGCCTGGTGCTGGCGTTCTTCAACCAAGGCGAAGTCTGCACCTGCCCATCCCGCGCCCTGGTGCAAGAATCGATCTACGACGAGTTCATGAAAGTGGTGATGAACAAAGTCCTGCAGATCAAACGCGGCGACCCGCTGGACACCGACACCATGGTCGGCGCCCAGGCGTCCGAGCAGCAATTCGACAAGATTCTTTCGTACCTGGAAATCGCCAAGGGCGAAGGCGCCGAGCTGCTGACCGGTGGCAAGGTGGAAAAACTCGAAGGCAACCTGGCCAGCGGTTATTACATCCAGCCGACCCTGCTCAAGGGCACCAACAAAATGCGCGTGTTCCAGGAAGAAATCTTCGGCCCAGTGGTGAGCATCACCACCTTCAAGGACGAAGCCGAAGCCCTGGCGATCGCCAACGACACCGAGTTCGGCCTCGGCGCCGGTCTGTGGACCCGCGACATCAACCGCGCCTACCGCATGGGCCGGGCGATCAAGGCCGGTCGCGTCTGGACCAACTGCTACCACCTCTACCCGGCGCACGCCGCGTTTGGTGGCTACAAGAAGTCCGGTGTGGGTCGTGAGACGCACAAGATGATGCTCGATCATTACCAGCAGACCAAAAACCTGTTGGTGAGCTACGACATCAATCCGTTGGGGTTCTTCTAA
- the eutC gene encoding ethanolamine ammonia-lyase subunit EutC, with translation MDKTPVDPQNPWLNLRNLTPARIALGRTGTSLPTQAQLDFQYAHAQARDAVHLAFDHQGIRAQLTERGRESLLLHSAAADRHSYLQRPDLGRRLDEASAQILEDYATAHPGGVDLAIVVADGLSALAVHRHTLPFLARLEEQTAADGWSVSPVILVEQGRVAVADEVAQRLGAKMSVILIGERPGLSSPDSLGLYFTYNPKVGLTDAYRNCISNVRLEGLSYGMAAHRLIYLMREACRRQLSGVNLKDEAQVQTLDSENTADMKGNFLLMLPQS, from the coding sequence ATGGACAAAACCCCTGTCGACCCACAAAACCCTTGGCTGAATCTACGCAACCTCACGCCGGCGCGCATCGCCCTGGGCCGCACCGGCACCAGCCTGCCGACCCAGGCGCAACTGGACTTCCAATACGCCCACGCCCAGGCCCGCGATGCGGTGCACCTGGCGTTCGATCATCAAGGCATTCGCGCACAACTGACTGAGCGCGGCCGCGAAAGCCTGTTGCTCCACAGTGCGGCGGCTGACCGACATAGCTATTTGCAACGCCCGGACCTGGGCCGACGGCTCGACGAGGCTTCCGCACAAATCCTGGAGGACTACGCAACGGCCCATCCCGGCGGCGTGGACCTGGCCATCGTCGTCGCTGATGGCCTGTCGGCGCTGGCGGTGCATCGCCATACCCTGCCGTTCCTGGCGCGGCTGGAAGAACAGACTGCCGCTGACGGCTGGTCGGTGTCGCCTGTGATCCTGGTGGAACAAGGCCGGGTGGCGGTGGCCGATGAAGTGGCGCAGCGGCTTGGCGCGAAAATGTCGGTGATCCTGATCGGCGAACGCCCCGGCCTCAGCTCTCCCGACAGCCTGGGGCTGTATTTCACCTACAACCCCAAGGTCGGCCTGACCGATGCCTATCGCAACTGCATCTCCAATGTCCGCCTCGAAGGCCTGAGCTACGGCATGGCCGCCCACCGCCTGATTTACCTGATGCGCGAGGCCTGTCGCCGACAACTCTCGGGGGTCAATCTGAAGGACGAAGCCCAGGTACAAACTCTAGACTCGGAAAATACTGCCGATATGAAAGGTAACTTCCTACTCATGCTGCCCCAAAGCTGA
- a CDS encoding DedA family protein — protein sequence MDFNPLDLILHLDVYLDMLVTNYGTWVYAILFLVIFCETGLVVMPFLPGDSLLFIAGAVAAGGAMDPVLLGGLLMLAAILGDSTNYLIGRTAGERLFRNPNSKIFRRDYLQQTHDFYDKHGGKTVTLARFLPIIRTFAPFVAGVGKMNYLRFLGFSVLGTVLWVGGLVTLGYFFGNVPFIKQNLSLLVVGIILLSLLPMIISLVRSKMSQRASKA from the coding sequence ATGGATTTCAACCCCCTCGACCTCATTCTGCATCTCGACGTCTACCTCGACATGCTGGTGACCAACTACGGCACCTGGGTCTACGCCATCCTGTTCCTGGTGATCTTCTGTGAAACCGGCCTGGTGGTGATGCCCTTCCTGCCGGGCGATTCCCTGCTGTTCATCGCCGGCGCCGTAGCCGCCGGTGGCGCCATGGACCCAGTCCTGCTGGGCGGCCTGCTGATGCTCGCGGCCATTCTCGGCGACAGCACCAACTACCTGATCGGCCGCACCGCCGGCGAAAGACTGTTCCGCAACCCGAACTCGAAAATCTTCCGCCGCGACTACCTGCAGCAAACCCACGACTTCTACGACAAACACGGCGGCAAAACCGTAACCCTGGCGCGCTTCCTGCCGATCATCCGCACCTTCGCCCCCTTCGTCGCCGGCGTCGGCAAAATGAACTACCTGCGATTCCTCGGCTTCAGCGTCCTGGGCACCGTCCTCTGGGTCGGCGGCCTGGTCACCCTCGGCTACTTCTTCGGCAACGTGCCGTTCATCAAGCAGAACCTGTCGCTGCTGGTGGTGGGCATCATCCTGCTGTCGCTGTTGCCGATGATCATCAGCCTGGTGCGCAGCAAAATGAGCCAGCGCGCCTCGAAAGCCTGA